A stretch of Pseudomonas sp. 7SR1 DNA encodes these proteins:
- a CDS encoding XylR family transcriptional regulator encodes MKTVPPVHRIALLFNGSKIYDRGIISGIGNYLSSTRASWDLFLEEDFLCRLKGIERWQGDGIIADFDDPLIGEALAGIRLPVVAVGGSYEDERAYPKGIPYVATDNFALMKLAYEHLIEAGLTRFACFSLPVAQANRWAQERERAFRSLLQRDGLHVEVYRGMGTSAPLWDSAVEQQIAWLQSLPKPIGIIAVSDARARQLLQACLTAGIAVPEQVALIGIDNDPLTRSLTRVPLSSVIQGTETMGRTAARLLHQMLHGMPSTGTQVLIPPDAINVQASSLHQPLGNPYVMQALLFIRQYACQGIKTAQVAAYVGVSRSSLEAHFRKVRGCSVHDEILRFKLAAAASGLEKTDSPIADIARQCGFKSAQYLHTVFRREFGCTPREYQQGAT; translated from the coding sequence ATGAAAACCGTCCCTCCCGTCCACCGCATTGCACTGCTTTTCAACGGCAGCAAGATCTACGACCGCGGCATCATCAGCGGCATCGGCAATTACCTGAGCAGCACCCGCGCGTCCTGGGACCTGTTCCTGGAAGAGGATTTCCTCTGTCGCTTGAAAGGCATCGAGCGCTGGCAGGGCGACGGGATCATCGCCGACTTCGACGACCCACTGATCGGCGAGGCGTTGGCCGGGATCCGCCTGCCCGTGGTGGCGGTGGGGGGCTCCTATGAGGATGAGCGTGCCTATCCCAAGGGCATTCCCTATGTCGCCACGGATAATTTTGCGTTGATGAAGCTGGCCTACGAGCATCTGATCGAGGCCGGACTGACACGCTTTGCCTGTTTCAGCCTGCCCGTGGCGCAAGCCAATCGCTGGGCGCAGGAGCGTGAAAGAGCCTTTCGCTCGCTGCTGCAGCGCGACGGCTTGCATGTGGAGGTATATCGCGGCATGGGCACCAGCGCGCCGCTCTGGGACAGCGCGGTGGAACAGCAGATCGCCTGGCTGCAAAGCCTGCCCAAACCCATCGGTATCATTGCCGTCAGCGATGCGCGGGCACGGCAGTTGCTGCAAGCCTGCCTGACCGCTGGCATCGCTGTGCCGGAACAGGTGGCGCTGATCGGCATCGATAACGACCCGCTGACCCGCAGCCTGACCCGGGTGCCCCTCAGCTCGGTCATTCAAGGCACCGAGACCATGGGCCGCACTGCCGCGCGCCTGCTCCACCAGATGTTGCACGGCATGCCCTCCACGGGCACTCAGGTGTTGATCCCGCCGGATGCGATCAATGTCCAGGCGTCGAGCCTGCATCAACCCCTGGGCAACCCTTACGTCATGCAGGCCTTGCTGTTTATCCGCCAATACGCCTGCCAGGGCATCAAGACTGCCCAGGTGGCGGCCTATGTCGGTGTGTCCCGCTCATCCCTGGAAGCGCATTTTCGCAAGGTGCGCGGATGCAGCGTGCACGACGAAATCCTGCGCTTCAAACTGGCCGCCGCTGCCAGCGGACTGGAGAAAACCGATTCGCCGATTGCCGACATCGCCCGTCAGTGCGGCTTCAAGTCGGCGCAATACCTGCACACGGTGTTTCGTCGGGAGTTCGGCTGCACACCGCGCGAGTATCAGCAAGGCGCAACGTGA
- the xylA gene encoding xylose isomerase, with translation MPYFPVVDKIRYEGPASDSPLAFRHYDANKLVLGKPMREHLRMAVCYWHSFVWPGSDVFGAGTFKRPWHQPGDPMAVAIGKAEAAFEFFSKLGVDYYCFHDTDVAAEGNSLKDYRNHFAQMIDHLERHQEQTGVKLLWGTANCFSNPRFAAGAATNPDPEVFACAAAQVCSAMNATQRLKGENYVLWGGREGYETLLNTDLKREREQLGRFMAMVVEHKHRIGFKGDLLIEPKPQEPTKHQYDYDSATVFGFLQQFGLEKEIKVNIEANHATLAGHSFHHEIATAVSLGIFGSIDANRGDPQNGWDTDQFPNSVEEMTLAIYEILKAGGFGNGGFNFDAKVRRQSVDELDLFHGHVTAMDVLAVSLERAAAMVRNDRLQQFKDQRYAGWQQPFGQAVLAGEFSLAALAEHAFAHELNPQAVSGRQEMLENLVNRFIYP, from the coding sequence ATGCCCTACTTTCCCGTTGTCGACAAGATTCGCTACGAAGGGCCTGCCAGCGACTCGCCCCTTGCCTTTCGCCACTACGACGCCAACAAACTCGTGCTCGGCAAGCCCATGCGCGAGCACCTGCGCATGGCGGTCTGCTATTGGCACTCCTTTGTCTGGCCCGGTTCTGACGTATTCGGCGCCGGCACCTTCAAGCGCCCTTGGCACCAGCCCGGGGACCCCATGGCAGTGGCCATCGGCAAGGCCGAGGCGGCCTTCGAATTCTTCTCCAAGCTGGGTGTCGACTACTACTGCTTCCACGACACCGATGTCGCTGCGGAAGGCAACTCGTTGAAGGACTATCGCAACCACTTCGCACAGATGATCGACCACTTGGAACGCCACCAGGAGCAGACCGGGGTCAAGCTGTTGTGGGGCACGGCCAATTGCTTCAGCAACCCGCGTTTCGCCGCGGGCGCCGCCACCAACCCGGACCCGGAAGTGTTCGCCTGTGCCGCCGCCCAGGTGTGCAGCGCGATGAACGCCACCCAGCGTCTCAAGGGCGAAAACTACGTCCTGTGGGGCGGTCGCGAGGGTTATGAAACCCTGCTCAACACCGACCTGAAGCGCGAGCGCGAGCAACTGGGCCGGTTCATGGCCATGGTGGTGGAGCACAAGCACAGGATCGGTTTCAAGGGCGACCTGCTGATCGAACCCAAGCCCCAGGAACCGACCAAGCATCAATACGACTACGACAGCGCCACGGTCTTCGGCTTCTTGCAGCAGTTCGGCCTTGAGAAGGAAATCAAGGTCAACATCGAGGCCAACCATGCGACCCTGGCCGGCCACAGCTTCCATCACGAGATCGCCACGGCCGTTTCACTGGGAATATTCGGCAGCATCGATGCCAACCGGGGCGATCCGCAGAACGGCTGGGACACCGACCAGTTCCCCAACAGCGTCGAGGAAATGACCCTGGCGATCTACGAGATCCTCAAGGCCGGTGGCTTCGGCAATGGCGGCTTCAACTTCGACGCCAAGGTGCGTCGCCAGAGCGTGGACGAACTCGACCTGTTCCATGGCCACGTCACCGCCATGGACGTGCTCGCCGTGTCCCTGGAGCGTGCAGCGGCCATGGTGCGCAACGATCGGCTCCAGCAGTTCAAGGACCAGCGCTATGCCGGCTGGCAGCAACCTTTCGGGCAAGCGGTGCTGGCGGGGGAATTCAGCCTCGCCGCCCTGGCCGAACATGCATTTGCCCACGAACTGAACCCGCAGGCGGTCAGCGGTCGCCAGGAGATGCTCGAAAACCTGGTCAATCGGTTCATCTATCCCTGA
- a CDS encoding sugar ABC transporter permease → MNQVKQLFSRYKMLALVIAVAVIWLFFSWQTDGGFLTPRNLSNLLRQMSITGILACGMVLVIISGEIDLSVGSLLGLLGGLAAILDVVYHIPLLANLSLVALCGLMIGLGNGYMTAYLRIPSFIVGLGGMLAFRGILLGVTGGTTIAPVSPELVYVGQGYLPHTVGTGLGVLLFALTLFLTWKQRRNRALHGLAAHSRVRDVLRVVLIGVVLAGFVYTLNSYDGIPVPVLLLLILLGVFSYVTSQTVFGRRVYSVGSNMEATRLSGINVQAVKLWIFGIMGVMCALAGVVNTARLAAGSPSAGNMGELDAIAACFIGGTSMRGGSGTVYGALLGALVITSLDNGMSMLDVDSYWQMIVKGSILVLAVWVDVSTRVGRR, encoded by the coding sequence ATGAATCAGGTCAAACAACTTTTCAGCCGCTACAAAATGCTCGCGCTGGTGATCGCCGTGGCGGTCATCTGGCTGTTTTTCAGCTGGCAGACCGATGGCGGGTTCCTGACCCCGCGCAACCTGTCCAACCTGCTGCGGCAGATGTCCATCACCGGAATCCTCGCCTGCGGCATGGTGCTGGTGATCATCAGTGGCGAGATCGACCTGTCGGTGGGCTCGTTGCTCGGCTTGCTGGGAGGACTGGCGGCGATCCTGGACGTGGTCTATCACATCCCGCTGCTGGCGAACCTGAGCCTGGTCGCCTTGTGCGGCCTGATGATCGGCCTGGGCAACGGCTACATGACGGCCTACCTGCGCATCCCCTCGTTCATCGTCGGCCTGGGCGGCATGCTGGCCTTTCGCGGCATTCTGCTGGGCGTCACCGGCGGCACCACCATCGCCCCGGTGTCGCCGGAACTGGTCTACGTCGGCCAGGGATATCTGCCCCACACCGTAGGCACGGGCCTGGGTGTGCTGCTGTTCGCCCTGACGCTGTTCCTGACCTGGAAACAACGCCGCAACCGCGCCCTCCATGGCCTGGCCGCCCATTCACGGGTGCGTGACGTGCTGCGCGTGGTGCTGATCGGCGTGGTGCTGGCCGGGTTCGTCTACACCCTGAACAGCTACGACGGCATTCCTGTGCCGGTACTGCTTTTGCTGATTCTGCTGGGGGTGTTCAGCTACGTCACCAGCCAGACCGTATTCGGTCGCCGGGTCTACTCGGTGGGCAGCAACATGGAAGCCACGCGCCTGTCCGGCATCAATGTGCAGGCAGTGAAGCTGTGGATCTTCGGCATCATGGGGGTGATGTGCGCCCTCGCCGGCGTGGTCAACACCGCGCGCCTGGCGGCGGGCTCGCCCTCGGCCGGCAACATGGGCGAACTCGACGCCATCGCCGCCTGCTTCATCGGTGGCACCTCCATGCGCGGCGGCTCCGGCACCGTCTACGGAGCCCTGCTCGGCGCGCTGGTCATCACCAGCCTGGACAACGGCATGTCCATGCTCGATGTCGACAGCTACTGGCAGATGATCGTCAAGGGCAGCATCCTGGTGCTGGCGGTGTGGGTGGATGTGAGTACGCGGGTGGGGCGGCGTTGA
- a CDS encoding DUF3829 domain-containing protein, with protein MISNRAFAIAVIALLGLTWLVLQLDPRKHIDPQTRSRWQQVQQINTCLLNGAELLERRYAEYRDLVASSTQHDAYRHFFAGFGMGSGEIVPGNDAPPSPCYRWLGAGTPEGLQALARNYVTAYDQLRPDAEAVERWLAQRPMDRDPLELARLEQALSARLQEARTRAIPLRQAFEQPQLEARQQQLASIEQRLGHDQHWYTLRFMIDARQTMDALDAMTTGAALTPRQLLDLHQSLMTRWADAETFIQALPRLRSADGNLPVWSVISSQAWEWLTYLERLQQHWAAGADAAQLNQDLAAARAGYDELQRRYNAVVVRQY; from the coding sequence ATGATCAGTAATCGAGCCTTCGCGATTGCTGTGATTGCACTGCTGGGCCTGACCTGGCTGGTGCTGCAGCTGGACCCTCGCAAGCACATCGACCCGCAGACCCGCTCGCGCTGGCAGCAAGTGCAGCAGATCAACACCTGCCTGTTGAATGGCGCGGAGCTCCTGGAGCGACGCTACGCCGAATACCGTGACCTGGTCGCTTCATCGACGCAGCACGATGCCTACCGACATTTCTTTGCCGGCTTCGGCATGGGCTCCGGTGAAATCGTCCCCGGCAACGATGCACCGCCATCGCCCTGTTACCGATGGCTCGGCGCAGGAACACCGGAAGGCCTGCAAGCGCTAGCCAGAAACTACGTCACGGCCTACGACCAACTGCGTCCGGACGCCGAGGCCGTCGAGCGCTGGCTGGCGCAGCGGCCGATGGATCGGGATCCCCTCGAACTGGCCCGGCTTGAACAAGCCCTGAGCGCGCGCCTGCAAGAAGCACGCACCCGGGCGATCCCTTTGCGCCAGGCGTTCGAGCAGCCGCAACTGGAGGCGCGACAGCAGCAACTGGCCTCCATCGAGCAACGCCTGGGGCATGACCAGCATTGGTATACGCTGCGCTTCATGATCGATGCCCGCCAGACCATGGATGCCCTCGATGCCATGACCACCGGCGCGGCGCTGACGCCCCGTCAGTTGCTCGACCTGCATCAGTCATTGATGACCCGTTGGGCGGACGCAGAGACCTTCATCCAGGCACTGCCCCGCTTGCGCTCGGCAGATGGCAACCTGCCCGTGTGGAGCGTCATCAGCTCGCAGGCCTGGGAATGGTTGACGTACCTCGAACGCCTGCAACAGCACTGGGCCGCCGGGGCGGACGCCGCGCAACTGAACCAGGACCTCGCCGCTGCACGGGCAGGTTACGACGAGTTGCAACGGCGCTACAACGCCGTGGTCGTGCGCCAGTATTGA
- a CDS encoding J domain-containing protein — MSCWVVLDLPEDADKRSIKRQYASLLKRHRPDEDPEGFQRLREAYEQAMAWADWQREEPADTSLPEPIESPRVQQPSPRQTDDGACPAEGLAAQCLEGISATNLADRVAQARLLGCEAAFEQGLLLRCLPDDRYELAEAAIEQLHWLTPWQHEGLPRTTLEHLRNTLMEQASSRLTEARQDSGRFLELARKLAASPWLQTLDARQWLNQSLALVLLQSPNWSQRLFESICTQQGWTRSGHHNACPEPWWSQLLARSDCAMFVQEQTRLTQFYDSSESQAARMLFGTLDEDARVRLSITFSAADWDACEALYRTVQLRYPQLLYQMPQLAPDNWRALRRRPPAMAVPLAIVGASASMSWLLEYRLGGTFYISVIDMFLRALFLGAAAWGLNAACKTLSRAWRLDQWLHDRYGRWLSLRRPTPLPIRESLWVGLLGGVIYLAGGLAGAVAYFGILATLAILSRGNLTKRAAALYSRVYERLPDDVLVGLSLGILIPLLLLGNTLAGNAPLAPNEGLQAWPQRTCAARQSTSTPCPTELSAQQWHVPTSSQAGKP, encoded by the coding sequence ATGAGTTGCTGGGTGGTCCTGGATCTGCCGGAGGATGCCGACAAGCGCAGCATCAAGCGCCAGTATGCCAGCCTGCTCAAGCGACACCGGCCCGACGAAGACCCCGAGGGCTTCCAGCGACTGCGCGAGGCTTATGAGCAGGCGATGGCATGGGCCGATTGGCAGCGTGAGGAGCCCGCCGACACCTCGCTGCCCGAGCCCATCGAGTCGCCTCGGGTGCAACAACCGTCCCCTCGGCAGACGGATGACGGGGCTTGCCCGGCCGAAGGCCTGGCGGCGCAATGCCTGGAAGGAATCAGCGCGACCAACCTCGCCGACCGCGTGGCCCAGGCACGCCTGCTTGGATGCGAAGCGGCGTTCGAACAAGGCCTGCTGCTGCGCTGCCTGCCAGACGACCGCTACGAACTGGCCGAGGCGGCCATCGAGCAATTGCACTGGCTCACCCCTTGGCAACATGAAGGCTTGCCGCGAACCACCCTCGAACACCTGCGCAACACCCTCATGGAGCAGGCCTCGTCGCGCCTGACCGAGGCCCGGCAGGATAGCGGGCGATTCCTCGAACTGGCCCGCAAGCTGGCCGCAAGCCCCTGGCTGCAAACCCTGGATGCGCGCCAGTGGCTGAACCAGAGCCTGGCCCTGGTGCTGCTACAGTCGCCGAACTGGTCGCAGAGGCTGTTCGAAAGCATTTGCACGCAACAGGGCTGGACCCGCAGCGGTCATCATAACGCCTGCCCCGAGCCCTGGTGGAGCCAACTGCTGGCTCGCAGCGACTGTGCCATGTTCGTGCAGGAACAGACCCGCCTCACCCAGTTCTATGACAGCAGCGAATCCCAGGCAGCGCGCATGCTGTTCGGCACCCTCGACGAAGACGCCCGGGTGCGCCTGAGCATCACCTTCAGCGCCGCCGACTGGGATGCCTGCGAGGCGTTGTATCGCACCGTGCAGCTTCGCTATCCGCAGTTGCTGTACCAGATGCCGCAGTTGGCCCCGGACAACTGGCGCGCGCTGCGTCGTCGGCCGCCGGCCATGGCGGTGCCCCTGGCCATCGTCGGCGCTTCGGCCAGCATGAGCTGGCTGCTGGAGTATCGCCTCGGCGGGACGTTCTACATCAGCGTCATCGACATGTTCCTGCGCGCGCTGTTTCTCGGCGCCGCTGCATGGGGGCTCAACGCGGCATGCAAGACCCTGAGCCGGGCATGGCGCCTCGATCAATGGCTCCATGACCGCTACGGGCGCTGGCTGAGCCTGCGACGCCCCACCCCGCTGCCGATACGCGAAAGCCTCTGGGTCGGACTGCTGGGCGGCGTCATCTACCTGGCGGGTGGACTTGCCGGAGCGGTTGCCTACTTCGGCATCCTCGCCACGCTGGCGATCCTGAGCCGAGGCAATCTGACCAAACGCGCCGCCGCCCTGTATTCCCGAGTCTATGAGCGCTTGCCGGACGATGTCCTTGTCGGCCTCTCGCTGGGCATCCTCATCCCGCTGCTCCTGCTGGGCAATACCCTCGCGGGCAATGCGCCGCTCGCCCCGAACGAGGGGCTCCAGGCCTGGCCACAGCGAACCTGCGCCGCACGCCAATCCACCTCGACGCCCTGCCCGACCGAATTGTCCGCGCAGCAGTGGCATGTACCCACGTCCTCCCAGGCAGGAAAGCCATGA
- the xylF gene encoding D-xylose ABC transporter substrate-binding protein, which produces MKTVKRTLLAGALALLSLPVMADATHPKIGFSIDDLRLERWSRDRDYFVAAAEKLDAKVYVQSADANEQKQISQIENLISRGVDVIVIVPFNATVLTNAVAEAKKAGIKVVSYDRLILNADIDAYISFDNEKVGEMQASGVLKAAPKGNYFLLGGAPTDNNAKVLREGQMKVLQPAIDKGDIKIVGQQWVKEWNPTEALSIVENALTRNNNRIDGIVASNDATAGGAIQALAAQKLAGKVPISGQDADLAAVKRVIDGTQTMTVYKPLKLIASEAAKLSVQLARNEKPNFSSQYDNGSKKVDTILLTPTPLTKDNIDLLEKDGFYTKAQIAGQ; this is translated from the coding sequence ATGAAAACAGTCAAACGCACCTTGCTCGCCGGCGCCCTGGCCCTGCTGTCGCTTCCGGTCATGGCCGACGCCACCCACCCGAAGATCGGTTTCTCCATCGATGACCTGCGCCTGGAACGCTGGTCGCGGGACCGGGACTACTTCGTCGCCGCAGCGGAAAAACTCGATGCCAAGGTCTATGTACAGTCGGCCGATGCCAACGAGCAGAAGCAGATTTCACAGATCGAAAACCTCATCTCCCGTGGCGTCGATGTGATCGTCATCGTGCCGTTCAACGCCACCGTGCTGACCAACGCCGTCGCCGAGGCCAAGAAGGCCGGGATCAAGGTGGTGTCCTATGACCGGCTGATCCTCAACGCCGATATCGACGCCTACATTTCCTTCGATAACGAAAAGGTCGGAGAGATGCAGGCCAGCGGCGTGCTGAAAGCGGCCCCCAAGGGCAACTACTTCCTGCTCGGCGGCGCGCCCACCGACAACAACGCCAAGGTCCTGCGCGAGGGCCAGATGAAGGTGCTGCAACCGGCCATCGACAAGGGCGACATCAAGATAGTCGGCCAGCAATGGGTCAAGGAATGGAACCCCACCGAAGCCCTGAGCATCGTTGAAAACGCCCTGACCCGGAACAACAACAGGATCGATGGCATCGTCGCTTCCAACGACGCCACCGCCGGCGGCGCCATCCAGGCCCTGGCCGCGCAGAAGCTGGCTGGCAAGGTGCCGATCTCCGGGCAGGACGCCGACCTGGCGGCGGTCAAGCGGGTGATCGACGGCACCCAGACCATGACCGTCTACAAGCCCCTGAAGCTGATCGCCTCCGAAGCCGCCAAGCTCTCGGTGCAACTGGCACGCAACGAGAAACCCAACTTCAGTTCGCAATACGACAACGGCAGCAAGAAAGTCGACACCATCCTGCTCACGCCAACGCCGCTGACCAAGGACAACATCGACCTGCTGGAAAAGGACGGGTTCTATACCAAGGCGCAGATCGCCGGGCAGTGA
- a CDS encoding molecular chaperone HscC: MIVGIDLGTTHSLIAAWRDGAAQLVPNALGEWLTPSVVGLDDEGRMMVGRAALERLQTHPQVTTALFKRYMGSARLTALGNRQFRAEELSAMVLRSLREDAERHFGEPVEEAVISVPAYFNDAQRKATRIAGELAGFKVERLVNEPTAAALAYGLHQRDNASTFLVFDLGGGTFDVSILELFEGVMEVRASAGDNYLGGEDFDTLLLQAFVSAQGKSAAGPVPLGDAQLFSRLHREAERVRRALGHEPSATFSVRQGDREWHQPYTQAEMAGLYAPLFARLRAPIETALRDARIRASELDEVLLVGGTTRMPLVRKLVASLFGRFPSIQLNPDEAVALGAAVQAGLKSRDAALEEVVLTDVCPYSMGIEISVDYGGKLESGHYLPIIERNCVVPVSRVKRVVTLRDQQKMVLLKVYQGESRQVSENILLGELEIPVPPMPAGEVSIDVRFTYDTNGLLEADAQTVQTGERHKLVITNNTGLLDEADIARRLEALAALKVHPRDEQPNTVLIARLERLYQESRGDLRQRVDDLATRFAQVLETQELHDIRALRMQISEQLDTLERDVWR, translated from the coding sequence ATGATTGTCGGCATTGACCTGGGCACCACCCATAGCCTGATTGCGGCATGGCGCGATGGCGCTGCGCAACTGGTGCCCAATGCCCTCGGCGAGTGGCTGACCCCCAGTGTGGTGGGCCTGGACGATGAAGGCCGGATGATGGTCGGTCGCGCGGCACTGGAACGCTTGCAGACCCATCCGCAAGTGACCACCGCTCTCTTCAAGCGCTACATGGGCAGCGCCCGACTCACCGCCCTTGGCAATCGTCAGTTCCGCGCCGAGGAGCTTTCGGCCATGGTGCTGCGCAGCCTGCGCGAGGATGCCGAACGGCACTTCGGCGAGCCGGTGGAGGAAGCCGTCATCAGCGTCCCGGCCTACTTCAACGACGCCCAGCGCAAAGCCACGCGCATCGCCGGCGAACTGGCCGGCTTCAAGGTCGAGCGACTGGTCAACGAACCCACGGCGGCGGCGCTCGCCTATGGCCTGCATCAACGCGACAACGCCAGCACCTTCCTGGTCTTCGACCTTGGCGGCGGGACCTTCGACGTGTCCATCCTGGAGCTGTTCGAAGGCGTGATGGAAGTCCGGGCCAGCGCCGGCGACAACTACCTTGGCGGGGAAGATTTCGACACGCTGCTGCTCCAGGCCTTCGTGAGCGCCCAGGGCAAATCGGCTGCCGGCCCTGTCCCCCTTGGCGATGCGCAACTGTTCAGTCGCCTGCATCGGGAAGCCGAACGGGTGCGCAGGGCCCTCGGGCATGAGCCCAGCGCCACGTTCTCGGTGCGCCAGGGCGACCGCGAGTGGCATCAGCCATACACCCAGGCGGAAATGGCCGGGCTCTATGCGCCGCTGTTCGCCCGGCTGCGCGCCCCCATCGAAACGGCCCTGCGCGATGCCCGGATCCGCGCCAGCGAGCTGGACGAGGTGCTGCTGGTGGGCGGCACCACCCGCATGCCCCTGGTGCGAAAACTGGTCGCCAGCCTGTTCGGCCGCTTTCCGTCGATCCAACTCAACCCCGACGAAGCCGTGGCGCTCGGCGCCGCCGTGCAAGCGGGCCTGAAAAGCCGTGACGCGGCGCTCGAAGAAGTGGTGCTCACGGATGTCTGCCCCTACTCCATGGGCATCGAGATATCGGTCGACTACGGTGGCAAGCTCGAGTCGGGCCATTACCTGCCGATCATCGAACGCAATTGCGTGGTCCCCGTGAGCCGGGTCAAACGCGTGGTGACCCTGCGCGACCAGCAGAAGATGGTTCTGCTGAAGGTCTACCAGGGCGAGAGCCGCCAGGTCAGCGAAAACATCCTGCTCGGCGAGCTGGAAATCCCCGTGCCCCCCATGCCCGCCGGTGAGGTGAGCATCGACGTGCGCTTCACCTACGACACCAACGGCCTGCTGGAAGCCGATGCGCAGACCGTCCAGACCGGGGAGCGGCACAAACTGGTGATCACCAACAACACCGGCCTGCTGGACGAAGCCGACATCGCCCGTCGGCTCGAAGCGCTGGCGGCGCTGAAGGTCCATCCGCGTGACGAGCAGCCCAATACCGTGCTGATCGCCCGCCTCGAACGCCTCTACCAGGAAAGCCGCGGTGACCTTCGCCAGCGGGTCGACGACCTGGCCACGCGTTTTGCCCAGGTGCTCGAAACCCAGGAACTGCACGACATCCGCGCCCTGCGAATGCAGATTTCCGAACAGCTCGACACCTTGGAACGGGACGTCTGGCGATGA
- the xylG gene encoding D-xylose ABC transporter ATP-binding protein: MSDYLLQMNGIVKTFGGVKALNGIDIKVRPGECVGLCGENGAGKSTLMKVLSAVYPHGTWDGEILWDGQPLKAQSISETEAAGIVIIHQELTLVPDLSVAENIFMGHELTLPGGRMNYPAMIHRAEALMRELKVPDMNVSLPVSQYGGGYQQLVEIAKALNKQARLLILDEPSSALTRSEIEVLLDIIRGLKAKGVACVYISHKLDEVAAVCDTISVIRDGKHIATTAMADMDIPSIIAQMVGREMNNLYPTEPHDIGDVIFEARHVTCYDVDNPRRKRVDNISFVLKRGEILGIAGLVGAGRTELVSALFGAYPGRYEGEVWLDGKPIDTRTPLKSIRAGLCMVPEDRKRQGIIPDLGVGQNITLAVLENYSKMTRIDAEAELGCIDREISRMHLKTASPFLPITSLSGGNQQKAVLAKMLLTRPRVLILDEPTRGVDVGAKYEIYKLMGALAAEGVSIIMVSSELAEVLGVSDRVLVIGDGQLRGDFINQGLTQEQVLAAALSHPDGHDNNDRKSA; the protein is encoded by the coding sequence ATGTCCGACTACCTGTTGCAAATGAATGGCATCGTCAAGACTTTCGGCGGTGTCAAAGCGCTGAACGGTATCGATATCAAGGTCAGGCCCGGCGAATGCGTCGGCCTGTGCGGCGAGAACGGTGCCGGCAAATCCACGTTGATGAAGGTCCTGTCGGCGGTCTATCCCCATGGCACCTGGGACGGCGAAATCCTCTGGGATGGCCAGCCGCTCAAGGCCCAATCGATCAGCGAGACCGAAGCCGCCGGCATCGTCATCATCCACCAGGAACTGACCCTGGTGCCCGACCTGTCGGTGGCCGAGAACATCTTCATGGGCCATGAGCTGACGCTGCCCGGCGGACGCATGAACTACCCGGCGATGATCCACCGCGCCGAAGCCCTGATGCGCGAACTCAAGGTGCCGGACATGAACGTCTCGCTGCCCGTCTCCCAGTATGGCGGCGGCTACCAGCAACTGGTGGAAATCGCCAAGGCCCTGAACAAACAGGCGCGCCTGCTGATCCTCGACGAACCGTCATCGGCCCTGACCCGCTCGGAAATCGAAGTGTTGCTGGACATCATCCGTGGCCTCAAGGCCAAGGGCGTCGCTTGCGTCTACATCTCCCACAAGCTCGATGAAGTCGCAGCCGTCTGCGACACCATTTCGGTGATCCGCGATGGCAAACACATCGCCACTACCGCAATGGCGGACATGGACATCCCCAGCATCATCGCCCAGATGGTGGGACGGGAAATGAACAACCTCTACCCCACCGAACCCCATGACATCGGCGACGTGATATTCGAGGCTCGCCACGTCACCTGCTACGACGTCGACAACCCCAGGCGCAAGCGGGTCGACAACATCTCCTTCGTGCTCAAGCGCGGGGAGATCCTTGGCATCGCAGGCCTGGTGGGGGCCGGCCGCACGGAACTGGTGTCGGCGCTGTTCGGCGCCTACCCCGGGCGCTACGAAGGCGAAGTCTGGCTGGACGGCAAGCCGATCGACACGCGCACGCCCCTGAAATCGATCCGCGCCGGCCTGTGCATGGTCCCCGAGGACCGCAAGCGCCAGGGCATCATCCCGGACCTGGGCGTTGGCCAGAACATCACCCTGGCCGTGCTGGAGAACTATTCGAAGATGACCCGCATCGACGCCGAAGCGGAGCTGGGCTGCATCGACAGGGAGATCTCGCGCATGCATCTCAAGACCGCCAGCCCGTTCCTGCCGATCACCAGCCTATCCGGCGGCAACCAGCAGAAGGCCGTGCTGGCGAAGATGCTCCTGACCAGACCCCGCGTGCTGATTCTCGACGAGCCCACCCGGGGCGTGGACGTCGGCGCCAAGTACGAGATCTACAAACTGATGGGCGCCCTGGCGGCCGAAGGCGTGTCGATCATCATGGTGTCGTCGGAACTGGCCGAAGTGCTGGGGGTTTCCGACCGCGTGCTGGTAATCGGCGACGGCCAATTGCGGGGGGATTTCATCAACCAGGGCCTGACCCAGGAACAGGTGCTCGCCGCTGCGCTCAGCCATCCCGATGGCCATGACAATAACGATCGGAAGTCTGCGTAG